A genomic region of Vibrio sp. 10N contains the following coding sequences:
- a CDS encoding replication initiator protein RctB domain-containing protein encodes MSSEDKILIRSPRDHKGGHLFEVTETAVDWIEQYQHFKGVTKSILELLNLISLRGFSSKDGFVSTTELIDATDGKLTRAAIQQRLRAAVNIGLFSQHGVRFEEGLAGKTMLHRFINPNQLVSVLGATSLVTESVKQSEKQKKSKALAQTQVNKRLLNEHGLYTPPAMRDEADQFVVSPTNWAGIIDQALAPPRTRKSYQKSMVSISGTKAVIETRSSKNIMTVDDLMTLFALFTLTVQYHDHHHEEYHLDAKQVPNKTPLYITDILSLRGKKDSGPARDSIRDSIDRIEFTDFQLHELTGRWLSENMPEGFKSDRFRFLARTITASEEAPREGADGEIKIKPNLYILVWEPSFYEELLTRDYFFLFPPEILKQHTLVFQLYSYFRSRMARRHTDSLMLSDLNQKLARNIEWRRFSMDLLRELRNLAEHVDSPNKFDVNLWGYHLTLTCHEPDAKLPDYQVDIRCDVEEVLRYSRARTTNAGKRNMAPTLPNPLRNELVTRKQLDELSTIIDGEFEPIQRKAPSPRGNLGRRVKQRKHLVEINADEITIILSKYTSPEALERSVSALSAMTGHSIVSIKQECSELMEKLDWLRVDGDVITYEVLSRVVELYNSRQENKHLSIERLISALAVRKKVCKQVYDGHIDESVFRVLDEVSV; translated from the coding sequence ATGAGCAGTGAAGACAAAATCTTGATTCGATCCCCTAGGGATCACAAAGGCGGCCACCTTTTCGAAGTCACGGAAACAGCCGTTGATTGGATCGAACAGTATCAACACTTCAAAGGTGTGACCAAAAGCATCCTTGAGTTATTGAATTTAATTTCTCTACGTGGATTCAGTTCTAAAGATGGCTTTGTCTCAACAACCGAGCTCATTGATGCCACTGACGGTAAATTGACTCGTGCTGCAATACAGCAACGCCTTCGAGCTGCCGTAAACATAGGTTTATTTAGCCAACATGGTGTTAGATTCGAAGAAGGATTGGCAGGTAAAACGATGTTGCATCGTTTTATCAATCCAAACCAATTAGTCTCTGTACTCGGCGCAACCAGCCTTGTCACTGAGTCAGTGAAACAATCAGAAAAGCAAAAAAAATCGAAAGCGCTAGCACAGACACAAGTCAACAAACGACTTCTCAACGAGCATGGTCTCTACACGCCACCAGCAATGCGTGATGAAGCCGATCAATTTGTGGTTTCGCCGACGAACTGGGCTGGGATCATTGATCAAGCTCTCGCGCCACCGCGCACTCGCAAAAGCTATCAAAAATCCATGGTATCGATCTCTGGCACTAAAGCAGTGATCGAAACTCGTTCTTCAAAGAACATCATGACGGTCGATGATCTTATGACGTTATTTGCCCTGTTTACCCTTACGGTTCAATATCATGATCATCATCATGAAGAATACCATTTGGATGCGAAACAGGTGCCAAACAAGACGCCTCTCTACATCACAGATATCTTGTCATTACGTGGTAAAAAAGACAGTGGCCCAGCTCGTGATTCTATTCGTGATAGCATCGATAGAATTGAATTTACTGACTTTCAGCTGCATGAACTGACAGGACGCTGGCTAAGTGAAAATATGCCAGAAGGCTTTAAGAGTGATCGTTTTCGATTCTTAGCAAGAACCATTACGGCATCCGAAGAGGCGCCTCGAGAAGGCGCGGATGGCGAGATCAAGATCAAGCCCAATTTATATATCTTGGTGTGGGAGCCATCGTTCTACGAAGAGTTGCTCACCCGTGATTATTTTTTCTTGTTTCCGCCTGAGATCTTGAAGCAACATACGTTGGTATTTCAGTTGTACTCGTACTTCCGTAGCCGTATGGCACGTCGCCACACTGATTCGCTGATGCTGTCGGACTTGAATCAAAAATTGGCTCGCAATATTGAATGGCGTCGCTTTTCTATGGATCTCCTGCGTGAACTTCGCAACCTTGCAGAGCATGTTGATTCACCAAACAAGTTCGATGTGAATTTATGGGGTTACCACTTAACGCTGACGTGTCATGAGCCCGATGCAAAATTGCCTGATTATCAAGTGGATATTCGATGCGACGTAGAGGAAGTGCTGCGCTACTCCCGTGCTCGCACTACCAATGCTGGCAAACGCAATATGGCACCAACGCTACCAAACCCGTTGCGAAACGAATTGGTGACACGCAAACAACTTGATGAACTGTCGACCATCATTGATGGCGAATTTGAACCTATTCAGCGTAAGGCACCTTCACCGAGAGGTAATTTGGGCCGTCGAGTGAAACAGCGCAAACACTTAGTGGAGATCAATGCTGATGAGATCACCATCATCCTATCGAAATACACCTCACCAGAGGCTCTAGAACGCAGCGTATCGGCTTTATCGGCGATGACAGGGCACTCGATTGTTTCAATCAAACAAGAGTGCTCAGAGCTTATGGAGAAGCTTGATTGGTTGCGGGTTGATGGTGATGTGATTACTTACGAAGTGCTAAGTCGCGTTGTGGAGCTTTACAACTCACGACAGGAAAACAAACACCTCTCTATCGAGCGCTTGATTTCCGCGCTAGCGGTACGCAAAAAAGTATGCAAGCAAGTCTACGATGGGCATATTGATGAATCGGTGTTTAGGGTATTAGATGAGGTCTCTGTGTAA
- a CDS encoding PA3496 family putative envelope integrity protein → MSINSIDHDQMASITNKWDQSEDFQEESRPAKQAKSADARRRIEALREIRESGLTLEEAKELGLIH, encoded by the coding sequence ATGTCCATCAATTCAATCGACCATGACCAAATGGCATCCATCACTAACAAGTGGGATCAATCTGAGGACTTTCAAGAGGAATCTCGTCCTGCAAAACAAGCGAAATCCGCCGATGCACGACGCCGCATTGAAGCATTAAGAGAAATCAGAGAGAGCGGTCTAACGCTAGAAGAAGCGAAAGAACTAGGGCTCATCCATTAA
- a CDS encoding DUF3283 family protein, translated as MSYNLSLLPPAEKNKVELDKQASYVVWQMKEAKAGPEAIREQLERIQDDAEKAWFEACVDKYKKMMGVM; from the coding sequence ATGTCGTATAACCTTTCTTTGCTTCCCCCTGCGGAAAAAAACAAAGTGGAACTGGATAAACAAGCCTCTTATGTCGTGTGGCAAATGAAGGAAGCCAAGGCTGGACCTGAGGCGATTCGCGAGCAGCTTGAGCGAATCCAAGATGACGCTGAAAAGGCATGGTTTGAAGCGTGTGTCGACAAATACAAAAAGATGATGGGAGTGATGTAA
- a CDS encoding YebC/PmpR family DNA-binding transcriptional regulator encodes MGRSFEVRKASMAKTQGAKIKVYSKYGKEIYVAAKNGGADPEMNLSLKHLIAKAKKDQVPAHVIDKALDKASGGGGEDYQPARYEGFGPGGVSVIVDCLTDNGNRTFQDVRQCFVKTGAKIGSPGTVAHMFDHQAVIQFKGDDEESVLEALMMADVDVTDIELEDGVITVFAPHTEFFKAKTALGAEYPELTLDVEEITFVPQTHTAIAGEDAEKFQKFLDMLDDCDDVQQVYHNAEQ; translated from the coding sequence ATGGGAAGAAGTTTTGAAGTGCGCAAAGCCTCTATGGCGAAGACACAAGGCGCAAAAATTAAAGTTTATTCCAAGTACGGTAAAGAGATTTACGTTGCTGCTAAAAACGGTGGTGCCGATCCTGAAATGAACCTGTCGCTTAAGCACCTGATTGCTAAAGCAAAGAAAGATCAAGTTCCAGCGCACGTTATCGACAAAGCGCTAGACAAGGCCAGCGGTGGTGGCGGTGAAGATTACCAGCCAGCGCGTTATGAAGGTTTTGGCCCTGGCGGCGTGAGCGTGATCGTTGACTGTCTGACAGATAACGGCAACCGTACTTTCCAGGATGTTCGTCAATGCTTCGTTAAAACGGGCGCTAAGATTGGTAGCCCAGGCACCGTAGCGCACATGTTTGACCACCAAGCAGTTATCCAGTTTAAAGGCGACGATGAAGAGTCGGTACTGGAAGCACTAATGATGGCTGACGTTGATGTGACAGATATCGAGCTTGAAGACGGCGTTATCACGGTATTTGCCCCTCACACTGAATTCTTCAAAGCGAAAACAGCATTGGGCGCTGAGTACCCAGAGCTGACGCTAGACGTAGAAGAGATCACGTTCGTGCCACAAACGCACACTGCAATCGCGGGCGAGGATGCTGAGAAGTTCCAGAAGTTCCTTGATATGCTTGACGATTGTGATGATGTTCAGCAGGTATACCATAACGCTGAGCAATAA